In one Geoglobus acetivorans genomic region, the following are encoded:
- a CDS encoding shikimate kinase has protein sequence MKVKSKSYAAGTVINALATFKGVAFGIDLETRVVFSETDDRGFYISRKGRLERSAIAEKLMRSSEFEGGVFRVESEIPERSGLGSSSAFMNALLLASLKAKERELDAGKILRLNARMSLEFGMSYTGAFDDASASLLGGFVFSDNMRMKLYRRVELEGEVLVLLPEWQRGDVKPDMMKEGTENVERAFNLAMEGKYREAMLLNSMHYCPKLNLPLEPVYALQSLNVSVGLSGNGPSYVAFGEDIDAAEEIWGSFGKVMRKRIVNEPSDRVDIPENLFY, from the coding sequence ATGAAGGTCAAATCTAAAAGTTATGCCGCCGGGACGGTGATCAACGCCCTTGCCACATTTAAGGGAGTGGCATTTGGAATAGACCTTGAAACGAGAGTTGTCTTTTCCGAAACTGATGATAGGGGGTTTTACATATCCAGGAAAGGCAGGCTTGAGAGGAGTGCCATCGCCGAAAAGCTCATGCGCAGTTCGGAATTTGAAGGTGGAGTTTTCAGAGTGGAGAGCGAAATTCCGGAGCGAAGCGGTCTTGGCAGCAGCAGCGCATTTATGAATGCCCTTTTACTCGCATCTCTCAAAGCTAAGGAAAGGGAGCTTGATGCGGGAAAAATTCTCAGGCTGAATGCGCGAATGAGTCTTGAGTTCGGGATGAGCTATACCGGAGCCTTCGACGACGCTTCTGCTTCACTGCTTGGAGGTTTTGTTTTCTCGGATAACATGAGGATGAAACTTTACCGAAGGGTTGAGCTTGAGGGAGAGGTTCTCGTACTCCTTCCGGAGTGGCAGAGGGGCGATGTGAAACCGGACATGATGAAAGAAGGCACAGAGAACGTCGAGAGGGCGTTTAACCTTGCGATGGAGGGAAAATACAGGGAGGCGATGCTCCTCAACTCGATGCATTATTGTCCGAAACTGAATCTCCCCCTCGAACCGGTTTATGCGCTTCAGAGCCTGAACGTATCTGTCGGTCTTTCGGGCAATGGTCCGAGCTATGTTGCTTTTGGAGAGGATATTGATGCAGCAGAGGAGATATGGGGCAGTTTTGGGAAGGTGATGCGGAAGAGGATAGTTAATGAGCCTTCAGATAGAGTTGATATTCCTGAAAATCTGTTTTACTGA